The stretch of DNA GTCGCGTAGGTCGCTCGGCCGCCTTCCATGCCCCTTCCCCGTTGGTTCCCTCGTCCTAGGTTTCTGGTATAAAGCACGATCCGGCACGACCCGCTGATTCATTCGCACTCACAAGCTCAGACACCCAAAAGCCAAAAAAAGTTGGTGCACGTACTGTCCTTTTCTAGTGCGAAGTTCGAGCTAGCAGAGCAGAGAGACTCTCGCCATGGCGCTGGCCACCCCGACAGCCGTGGTGCTGGAGCTGATGACCATGGGGCAACAGTCCGCGGCGCACCTCGGGGAGCTGCTCCGAGCAGCGTCCCCGCCCGTGCGGGCCGAGCACCAGGCGCTCGCCGCGGAGATCCTCCGCTGCAGCGACCGGGTGATCGCCGCGGTGAGCGCGGGCGCCACCGATAAAAAGAGGAAGATGACGGACCCTGGCGCCACATCCTGCCATCTTCCCTCGGCCGCCATGCCGTCCAAAAGAAGGTGCGATAGTTCAAATGAAAGATTTCCTCCACCCTTTGCACGAGCATGAGGGTTTGACAGGTTGCCGTCGATTTCGCAGGGTACGTGCTGCGGAGGCGCACATAGAGGTCCAGGCGCACACGACGGCGGACGGGTTCGTGTGGAGGAAGTACGGGCAAAAGGACATCAACGGAAGCAACCACCCGAGGTACGTACAGTTGAAAGAAATGCCCCTAATGGTCGATCAGAGCATATCCTGACGCTATTTTGTTGCATGCAGGCTCTACTACCGCTGCGCGTTCAGCGGCGAGGGCTGCGCCGCGACCCGGCGGGTGCAGCGGTCGCAGGAGGAGCCCGCGGCGTTCGTGATCACCTACTACGGCGAGCACACCTGCGGAGCGGGCTTTGGCGACGCGTGCCAGCAAGGGGCGGCGACGGTGCCTCCTACCGTCGTCGACTCCGGCTCAAACGCTCGTGGAGCCGTTGGTGCCGTCGACTGGAACAGGGGCTCGCTTCTGCTGCCGTCGCTCCCAGCCGAGCACGGCGCACGCCGTCACGGCGAGGCGCCCGG from Triticum urartu cultivar G1812 chromosome 3, Tu2.1, whole genome shotgun sequence encodes:
- the LOC125548746 gene encoding transcription factor WRKY45-2-like — protein: MALATPTAVVLELMTMGQQSAAHLGELLRAASPPVRAEHQALAAEILRCSDRVIAAVSAGATDKKRKMTDPGATSCHLPSAAMPSKRRVRAAEAHIEVQAHTTADGFVWRKYGQKDINGSNHPRLYYRCAFSGEGCAATRRVQRSQEEPAAFVITYYGEHTCGAGFGDACQQGAATVPPTVVDSGSNARGAVGAVDWNRGSLLLPSLPAEHGARRHGEAPGDTSRGWLSPSSSSYSSEVELGASSVGEFLDGSFDWEWETVVNSLRFGDLLQ